One stretch of Candidatus Saccharibacteria bacterium oral taxon 488 DNA includes these proteins:
- a CDS encoding Hsp20/alpha crystallin family protein, with amino-acid sequence MARKNDDLLIEDELTAAFLNDDLANDAPQPAAPAAAPATAAPTPDDDWEDEADDLMGQLAVDVFESETELIIKARTAGVDRNDLDVSISDGILTISGTLSSGDETDVKNWHIQECYWGEFSRTLALPVAVNEEGVKAELKDGVLTITFEKIKQERAKKIQVL; translated from the coding sequence ATGGCACGCAAAAATGACGATTTGTTAATTGAGGATGAGCTAACTGCAGCTTTCTTGAATGATGATCTGGCTAATGACGCGCCGCAACCAGCCGCACCCGCAGCAGCACCGGCTACCGCAGCGCCCACCCCTGATGATGATTGGGAGGATGAGGCCGATGATTTGATGGGGCAGCTGGCAGTCGATGTATTTGAATCAGAAACCGAACTTATTATCAAAGCCCGGACGGCTGGTGTTGATCGTAACGACCTAGATGTCAGCATCTCGGACGGCATCCTCACGATCAGCGGCACCCTATCAAGCGGCGACGAGACCGATGTCAAGAACTGGCATATCCAAGAATGCTACTGGGGCGAATTTAGTCGTACCCTGGCGCTGCCCGTCGCGGTCAACGAAGAAGGCGTCAAGGCCGAACTCAAAGACGGCGTGCTCACCATCACTTTTGAGAAAATTAAACAAGAACGTGCCAAGAAGATCCAAGTCTTGTAG
- a CDS encoding ComF family protein, protein MPIDTLLSYIAPHYCYGCGATGSLLCRSCLEAVKRHHCQVCVICGQPCANGNACRRHALPYEALDCVLWRRGAVARLIDDYKFHRVRAASGVLARLLDELLPEYEVSTVVVPVPTAPANIRKRGYDHMLLVARQFARRRGLRVERPLVRQTNVTQHYARSAAERRKQAQQFFRACGVRADVPYLILDDIFTTGSTITAAAQTLRAAGARDIRVGIVARQGNDKKATVKTSPHPSRDDTHRPERSLGRGTAARRE, encoded by the coding sequence ATGCCTATTGATACGCTATTATCATATATCGCGCCACATTATTGTTATGGTTGTGGTGCAACTGGCTCGCTTTTGTGTCGGTCGTGTCTTGAGGCGGTAAAGCGGCATCATTGTCAGGTCTGCGTTATTTGTGGACAGCCGTGCGCTAATGGCAATGCCTGTCGGCGACATGCCCTGCCCTACGAGGCGCTCGACTGTGTGCTGTGGCGGCGAGGTGCGGTGGCGCGGCTGATTGATGATTATAAGTTTCACCGCGTACGTGCCGCCAGTGGGGTGTTGGCTAGGCTCCTAGACGAACTGCTCCCAGAATACGAGGTCTCGACGGTGGTTGTACCGGTGCCGACGGCCCCTGCCAATATTCGTAAGCGCGGTTATGATCATATGTTGCTGGTTGCTCGGCAGTTTGCTCGGCGGCGGGGATTGAGAGTCGAGCGACCCTTGGTCAGACAGACGAATGTGACGCAGCATTATGCTCGCTCGGCGGCTGAGCGTCGAAAGCAGGCGCAGCAGTTTTTCCGCGCATGTGGCGTTCGGGCCGATGTTCCCTATCTGATTTTGGATGATATTTTTACCACTGGCTCAACGATTACAGCGGCAGCCCAAACGCTACGAGCGGCTGGTGCGCGGGACATTCGCGTGGGGATTGTCGCTCGCCAGGGGAACGATAAAAAGGCTACTGTAAAAACGTCGCCACATCCTAGTCGTGATGATACGCACCGCCCCGAGCGATCTCTTGGGCGCGGTACAGCTGCTCGGCGAGAATGA
- a CDS encoding 23S rRNA (pseudouridine(1915)-N(3))-methyltransferase RlmH produces MKITILTIGKRHEPWVEPGIKRFLERLRAPFVAEMIITIPHSGQIGDRARQDESERLMSRLKPHDFIILLDERGRNLSSPELSRLILDHTDQHIVIIIGGAYGVTETLHRRADIVWSLSRLVFPHQLVRLILAEQLYRAQEIARGGAYHHD; encoded by the coding sequence GTGAAAATCACCATTCTCACCATCGGCAAGCGGCACGAGCCCTGGGTGGAACCAGGCATTAAGCGCTTTTTAGAGCGCCTCAGAGCGCCATTCGTCGCAGAAATGATCATCACAATCCCACATTCCGGCCAAATCGGCGACAGAGCGCGCCAGGATGAGTCAGAGCGCCTGATGTCTCGCCTCAAGCCGCACGATTTCATCATCCTCCTCGACGAGCGCGGCCGCAACCTGAGCTCACCGGAGCTATCGCGGCTCATTCTTGATCACACCGATCAGCACATCGTTATCATCATTGGCGGGGCCTATGGCGTCACCGAGACGCTTCACCGGCGAGCCGACATCGTTTGGTCGCTATCACGCCTGGTGTTTCCACACCAGTTGGTACGGCTCATTCTCGCCGAGCAGCTGTACCGCGCCCAAGAGATCGCTCGGGGCGGTGCGTATCATCACGACTAG